From Peptococcaceae bacterium, the proteins below share one genomic window:
- a CDS encoding electron transfer flavoprotein subunit alpha/FixB family protein has protein sequence MDNRIVVFLETNKDGGFKKSAFELINVANCLAGQLGLEIEAIVMADEPPESIKEISGCGIRCVHYLKSTLFKNYDVHVFAPAFFSAARNLSPRLIMGSASIMGKDLFPRISALFGVPMISDCLRVFVEGGRLKAVRPVFYGKAHAQLSFTGEPPYIVTMARRSSNLKKGGGEARGKTELDVIEYVLDHEPPGRLIAARTQEPGQEDVTEAEIIVSGGRGIKNPEGFKMLAELAKKMAGTVGATRAVVDSGLASQGIQIGQTGKNVSPRLYIALGISGAVQHIAGIRGSKVIVAVNKDPHAPIFNYAKYGIIGDLYEVVPEINKALDSFRD, from the coding sequence ATGGATAACAGAATTGTGGTTTTTTTAGAGACGAACAAGGACGGGGGTTTTAAGAAAAGCGCTTTTGAGTTGATCAATGTTGCCAATTGCCTGGCCGGCCAGCTGGGGTTGGAGATAGAGGCCATCGTCATGGCGGATGAACCACCGGAGAGCATCAAAGAAATATCCGGCTGCGGTATTCGGTGCGTGCACTATCTGAAATCAACGCTCTTCAAGAACTACGATGTTCATGTTTTCGCTCCCGCATTCTTTTCCGCTGCCCGGAATTTGAGCCCGCGCCTGATCATGGGCAGCGCTTCGATAATGGGAAAAGACCTCTTCCCCAGGATTTCGGCTCTGTTTGGGGTTCCCATGATTTCAGACTGTCTCAGGGTGTTTGTTGAAGGCGGCAGGTTGAAGGCGGTCAGGCCGGTTTTCTACGGCAAAGCGCACGCACAGCTGAGTTTTACTGGAGAACCGCCATATATAGTCACCATGGCCCGCCGGTCTTCGAACCTGAAAAAAGGGGGGGGTGAGGCGAGAGGGAAAACTGAACTGGACGTGATTGAATATGTGCTGGACCACGAGCCGCCGGGGAGGCTGATTGCCGCCCGGACCCAGGAGCCGGGGCAGGAAGATGTGACGGAGGCGGAGATAATTGTCTCGGGGGGCCGGGGAATAAAAAACCCCGAAGGGTTCAAAATGCTGGCGGAACTGGCAAAAAAAATGGCAGGAACGGTCGGCGCCACAAGAGCAGTCGTTGATTCCGGCCTCGCCTCACAGGGCATTCAAATCGGACAGACCGGCAAAAACGTGTCGCCCAGGCTGTACATCGCGCTGGGCATATCGGGTGCTGTCCAGCATATTGCCGGGATCCGCGGCAGCAAAGTGATCGTCGCTGTAAACAAGGACCCTCATGCGCCTATTTTCAATTATGCAAAATACGGGATAATCGGCGATTTGTATGAAGTGGTGCCGGAAATAAACAAGGCTCTTGACAGTTTTCGCGATTGA
- a CDS encoding electron transfer flavoprotein subunit beta/FixA family protein yields the protein MRIGVCIKGVLETTADVSGYGNAFKYVMNAFDEYALEEALRIKEKQGGVEVVALTIGNGRLEEVLYSALALGAERAVHVVNEDGRYINGFGIASIIKNIVLMEKVDLVLMGKQSVDNSAHQVGGMLAGLLGWPQAIDTIRLQVKENEVIAERLAENGNIEVIRAGIPCVVGVTRGINEPRYPSLKGVISARKKEVKRVRIEELAVPGSVLYGLEIERIHPVEEKSDCRFVEGEPGNAAAELVRILREIEKVL from the coding sequence ATGAGGATTGGTGTATGCATAAAAGGGGTACTTGAAACGACGGCAGACGTGAGCGGGTACGGCAATGCGTTTAAATACGTGATGAATGCTTTTGATGAGTATGCCCTGGAAGAAGCGCTTAGGATCAAAGAAAAGCAAGGCGGGGTCGAAGTTGTTGCCCTCACGATTGGGAACGGCAGGCTGGAAGAAGTCCTTTATTCTGCGCTGGCCCTGGGGGCTGAGCGCGCGGTACATGTCGTGAATGAAGACGGCAGGTATATCAACGGGTTCGGGATCGCGAGCATAATAAAAAACATTGTTTTAATGGAAAAAGTAGATCTTGTGTTAATGGGAAAACAATCCGTGGACAATTCAGCACACCAGGTGGGGGGGATGCTGGCCGGCCTGCTGGGATGGCCCCAGGCGATAGATACCATCAGGCTGCAGGTGAAAGAGAACGAAGTGATTGCTGAAAGACTGGCTGAAAACGGCAATATTGAAGTTATCCGGGCGGGGATACCCTGTGTGGTCGGGGTAACCAGAGGGATTAATGAACCGCGTTATCCCTCCTTGAAAGGCGTTATCTCAGCCAGGAAAAAAGAAGTGAAAAGGGTTAGGATTGAGGAACTGGCTGTTCCGGGATCGGTTTTATACGGTCTCGAAATCGAAAGGATTCATCCGGTTGAGGAGAAGAGCGATTGCCGGTTTGTCGAAGGTGAGCCGGGAAATGCCGCGGCGGAATTAGTGAGAATTTTGCGGGAAATAGAAAAAGTACTTTGA
- a CDS encoding methylaspartate ammonia-lyase — protein sequence MKIADVVCSVGRTGYFYDDLQAIRRGAVRDGFNYAGSPVTAGFRKIRQPGEAVSVMLVLEDGQVALGDCVAVQYSGAGGREPLFLAENSLPVIERVIAPLLRGRELGSFRELAGEIDTLALRGRRLHPALRYGITQALLDAVAKARRITMAEVIRDEYRIAQEMKRVPILGQSGDERFANTDKMILKGVDALPHGLVNNVAEKLGSRGEILKEYVGWVRDRIILLRENETYSPVIHIDTYGTVGLAFDSNVERIANYFGELALEAMPFRLRIEGPLDMENRAAQLQVYKELRRMLKAKRIAVEIVADEWCNTWEDIKQFVDEEAADMIHIKPPDLGGVNNLAKAILYCKKKGIGAYCGGTCNGTDRSAAVCTNIALACGADLCMAKPGMGFDEGYMIVHNEMNRVLALVNARNRVKILI from the coding sequence ATGAAGATAGCAGATGTTGTCTGCTCCGTTGGCCGAACTGGATATTTTTACGATGATCTGCAGGCAATAAGAAGGGGGGCGGTCCGGGATGGTTTTAATTATGCGGGTAGTCCGGTTACCGCGGGATTCAGAAAAATAAGGCAACCGGGTGAGGCCGTCTCCGTCATGCTCGTACTGGAAGATGGACAGGTGGCCTTGGGAGATTGCGTTGCTGTCCAGTATTCAGGCGCTGGAGGAAGAGAACCTCTATTCCTGGCGGAGAATTCCCTGCCGGTTATTGAAAGGGTTATTGCACCACTGTTGCGGGGGAGAGAGCTTGGCAGCTTTCGCGAATTGGCTGGTGAAATTGATACGCTGGCTTTAAGGGGAAGAAGGCTGCACCCGGCCCTGCGGTACGGGATTACCCAGGCCCTCCTCGATGCCGTGGCGAAGGCCAGGAGGATTACGATGGCCGAAGTGATTAGGGATGAATACAGGATCGCCCAAGAGATGAAGAGGGTGCCTATTCTTGGGCAGTCGGGGGATGAACGCTTTGCCAACACGGATAAAATGATTCTCAAGGGCGTGGATGCCCTCCCCCATGGGCTGGTCAACAATGTGGCGGAAAAACTCGGCTCCAGGGGAGAAATATTGAAGGAATACGTTGGCTGGGTGCGGGACAGGATTATACTCCTGAGAGAGAATGAGACCTACAGCCCGGTTATCCATATTGACACCTACGGCACAGTCGGCCTGGCCTTTGATAGCAATGTGGAGAGGATAGCCAATTATTTCGGGGAACTGGCCCTGGAGGCGATGCCTTTTAGGTTGCGCATCGAAGGGCCGCTGGATATGGAAAACAGGGCCGCTCAACTGCAGGTTTATAAAGAACTGCGCCGCATGTTAAAGGCCAAAAGGATCGCTGTGGAAATTGTGGCCGACGAGTGGTGTAACACCTGGGAGGATATTAAACAGTTTGTCGATGAGGAAGCTGCGGATATGATTCATATCAAACCTCCCGATTTGGGCGGAGTAAATAATCTGGCCAAGGCCATACTTTACTGCAAGAAAAAAGGGATTGGGGCATACTGCGGGGGAACCTGCAACGGCACTGACAGGTCAGCAGCGGTTTGTACCAATATAGCCCTGGCCTGCGGGGCCGACCTGTGCATGGCCAAACCGGGCATGGGATTTGATGAGGGGTATATGATCGTCCACAACGAGATGAACCGGGTTTTGGCCCTGGTGAACGCGCGAAATAGAGTAAAAATATTGATATGA
- a CDS encoding U32 family peptidase: protein MEEIRKECKVTFDLAANFDKQVIDVISTYGDFEWVYGKMNHDVVGGGRPSIRLPILSWKELADYIEYCHRHNIKFNYLLNALCLGGMEFQKSFHQEVVELLKRISSIKADGVTIASPYLCEIIKNQFPHLYVSVSIYNKVQTLTQLQYWKMLGADEVTMFHTVNRDFKKLKQMMKYAKLHNITIRLIANNSCLHECPFHANHAVTHAHGSKDDAKTRLFHVDYQILNCNLLKIKDPSRIVSSEWIRPEDIHYYEELSQEVGYDRLTLKLTERGRTTEWLLRVAEAYHHRSYRGNLLDIVNFVGKGNFYGKLHDEHLWKQIEEEGYNEELFRNYRESIFYTLPYLDNTKLDNFLKFFIDHYQCDSKMCDESDYDSKTPDDYLSGETCSYCRVWAKKALSIDPEERKRIIGRAEKALDDVNSSRLFYSYGKG from the coding sequence ATGGAAGAAATCAGGAAAGAGTGCAAAGTGACCTTTGACCTCGCCGCAAATTTCGATAAACAAGTCATTGATGTTATTTCGACTTATGGCGATTTTGAATGGGTATACGGAAAAATGAACCACGATGTGGTTGGCGGAGGCAGGCCTTCGATCAGGCTGCCCATCCTGTCATGGAAGGAGCTGGCTGATTATATAGAATACTGTCACCGCCACAACATCAAGTTCAATTACTTGCTTAACGCCCTGTGCCTGGGCGGGATGGAGTTCCAGAAGTCTTTTCACCAGGAAGTCGTTGAGCTGTTGAAAAGGATTTCGTCAATAAAGGCCGATGGGGTAACAATCGCCTCCCCGTATTTATGCGAAATAATAAAAAACCAGTTTCCTCACCTTTATGTTTCGGTGTCTATTTACAATAAGGTACAAACGCTTACGCAGCTGCAATACTGGAAAATGCTAGGGGCAGACGAGGTTACGATGTTTCACACCGTCAACCGTGACTTTAAAAAACTGAAACAAATGATGAAATACGCAAAGCTCCATAATATTACGATAAGGCTTATTGCCAACAACAGCTGCCTGCACGAATGCCCCTTTCACGCCAACCATGCAGTGACTCATGCCCACGGTTCCAAGGATGACGCCAAAACAAGGCTGTTTCATGTCGATTACCAGATCTTAAACTGCAATCTTTTAAAGATTAAAGACCCCTCCAGGATAGTGTCTTCAGAGTGGATCAGGCCAGAGGATATTCATTATTATGAGGAACTGAGCCAGGAGGTGGGGTATGACAGGCTGACGCTCAAATTAACCGAAAGAGGCAGGACAACCGAATGGTTATTAAGGGTGGCCGAAGCCTATCACCACAGGTCCTACCGCGGAAACCTGCTGGATATCGTAAATTTTGTGGGGAAAGGCAATTTTTACGGGAAGCTTCATGACGAGCACCTTTGGAAACAGATTGAGGAAGAAGGCTATAACGAAGAATTGTTCCGCAATTACCGCGAGTCGATTTTTTATACCCTCCCTTATCTTGATAACACAAAGCTGGATAACTTCTTGAAATTTTTCATAGACCATTACCAGTGCGACAGTAAAATGTGCGACGAAAGCGACTATGACTCCAAAACGCCAGATGATTATTTATCCGGTGAAACCTGCTCCTACTGCAGGGTCTGGGCGAAAAAAGCGCTGTCGATAGACCCTGAAGAAAGAAAAAGAATAATAGGCAGGGCTGAAAAAGCTCTGGACGACGTTAATTCGAGCAGGCTCTTTTACAGTTACGGAAAGGGATGA
- a CDS encoding acyl carrier protein yields MKNIKKELKTLIKDRFLAGSAAYELAYDSKLLDQQIIDSSGVLVLIMEIERMYGISIDDAELIPENFNTINALANLIDSKLGLMNKIS; encoded by the coding sequence ATGAAAAATATTAAAAAAGAACTGAAAACGCTTATTAAAGACAGATTTTTAGCTGGAAGCGCAGCTTACGAACTGGCTTACGATTCCAAGCTGCTCGATCAACAGATCATTGACTCATCGGGAGTTCTGGTTTTGATCATGGAGATTGAGAGGATGTACGGTATCTCAATTGACGACGCCGAATTGATCCCTGAAAATTTCAATACAATAAACGCGCTGGCCAACCTGATTGACAGCAAACTTGGGTTAATGAACAAAATCAGTTAA
- a CDS encoding GNAT family N-acetyltransferase, translating into MKKIGIEPLSSKDLQQWSGMWEVYWKNNNHVLRTHEVGFYRYKYFDNPYARAYCCLNEDGRPIGFCGVILGKDRHGRMAAFSDVIFDPAYRMQGYAKEFVETLCRQELKDCPRFVFFPIDRNSFITWRFMFQINEYRELHRWGISLGCRDAAVKKLHFQFLNEPDIDGLDFKKENDYLKWRYFKHPVKHGFVVAEKKGLRAGYFAFTTVIINGVKGVEIGEIYMERQGEKKESAACLREMMAFLQTQGFAYMILKVPKGSEYDRFLSGWERSKKVLEKKYALFLLGQEQPGDLAAGEEIDAPREGTFITNLI; encoded by the coding sequence ATGAAAAAAATAGGCATTGAACCCCTGTCGAGCAAGGACCTTCAGCAGTGGAGCGGGATGTGGGAGGTATACTGGAAAAACAACAACCATGTCCTGAGAACGCATGAAGTGGGTTTTTACAGGTACAAGTATTTTGATAATCCTTATGCCAGGGCGTACTGCTGTCTTAATGAGGACGGCCGGCCGATAGGTTTCTGCGGCGTCATCCTGGGGAAAGACCGGCACGGCAGGATGGCTGCTTTTTCGGACGTCATTTTTGACCCCGCTTACCGTATGCAGGGCTACGCGAAAGAGTTTGTGGAAACACTGTGCCGGCAAGAGTTAAAGGACTGCCCAAGGTTTGTCTTTTTCCCCATAGACCGCAATTCATTTATCACTTGGCGGTTTATGTTTCAGATCAATGAATACCGCGAATTGCACCGGTGGGGCATCTCGCTCGGCTGCCGGGACGCAGCGGTGAAAAAGCTGCATTTTCAATTCCTGAACGAACCGGACATAGACGGCCTGGATTTCAAAAAAGAGAATGATTATTTAAAGTGGAGGTATTTTAAACATCCGGTCAAGCACGGCTTCGTTGTTGCCGAGAAAAAGGGATTAAGAGCGGGGTATTTTGCTTTTACGACAGTCATTATCAACGGGGTGAAGGGAGTTGAAATAGGGGAAATATATATGGAAAGACAAGGGGAAAAAAAAGAATCGGCAGCTTGTTTGCGCGAAATGATGGCTTTTTTACAAACACAGGGTTTTGCCTACATGATCTTAAAAGTGCCGAAAGGAAGCGAATACGACCGTTTTTTATCCGGCTGGGAACGAAGTAAAAAGGTGCTGGAAAAAAAGTATGCCCTGTTTCTACTCGGTCAAGAACAGCCCGGCGATCTGGCGGCGGGCGAAGAGATAGATGCCCCGCGCGAGGGTACGTTTATAACGAACCTGATTTAA
- a CDS encoding acyl--CoA ligase produces MLVQELLKSCAQKYGDRVYASAGDENMTYRELDYYSDRLALELKKYGRGTAVGILSKNSLDYLVCHFGIIKSGNIVVAINPLNKEYDLERIISNAGIRVLFTNNNYLQTVLNLDKKLLDSITCYNFDDEFERYKNGTSMEIKSFKKVILDDSDMHYNPADFYRQDENDIAQIIYTSGTKGLPNGVCLTHRNLLANMEQIIDRIDINENDNMLVIIPFYYSYGNSLILSHVARGARLTINNNSQLPVYILNDLKEKKCTSIAGVASNFILLLKRSPFKELEWPALRYVTFAGEPVADWVVSEMRSMGLDVYVMYGQTEATARISILKPDELDKKPGSVGRPIKGMDLKIVDSEGNILPPNEYGEVIVAGPNIMKCYWNDPEATASKIKDSYLYTGDFGKLDEDGYLYISGRMDEMIKIGGERVFPIEIEKALLTHELVAEAGVIGIKEESGIRETFSDYMGKTIYAFVVPKERLTENEIYEFCKRVLPRHKVPARVVFVEALPRTNTGKLKRDLLAELLK; encoded by the coding sequence ATGCTCGTCCAGGAACTGCTTAAAAGCTGCGCCCAAAAGTACGGTGACCGGGTTTATGCCAGCGCCGGCGATGAAAACATGACGTACCGGGAACTGGACTACTACTCGGACAGGCTGGCCCTGGAACTAAAAAAGTACGGCCGGGGGACTGCGGTGGGGATACTATCCAAAAATTCCCTTGATTACCTGGTTTGCCATTTTGGCATAATCAAAAGCGGCAATATTGTGGTGGCCATCAATCCTCTCAATAAGGAATACGACCTGGAAAGGATTATTTCCAATGCCGGGATCAGGGTCTTGTTTACCAACAACAATTACCTGCAAACTGTCTTGAACCTGGACAAAAAATTGCTAGACTCTATCACCTGTTACAATTTCGATGACGAATTTGAGCGATACAAAAATGGTACAAGCATGGAAATAAAAAGTTTTAAAAAGGTTATTCTTGACGACAGCGATATGCATTATAACCCTGCTGACTTTTACAGGCAGGATGAAAACGACATCGCCCAGATCATCTACACGTCGGGGACGAAAGGTTTACCCAACGGGGTCTGCCTGACGCACAGGAACCTCCTGGCGAACATGGAGCAAATCATTGACCGGATAGACATTAACGAAAACGACAACATGCTGGTGATAATCCCCTTTTACTACTCATATGGGAACTCTCTCATTTTAAGCCACGTGGCCAGGGGCGCGAGGCTGACCATCAACAACAATTCACAGCTGCCCGTCTATATTCTCAATGATTTAAAAGAGAAGAAATGCACAAGCATTGCCGGTGTTGCCTCGAATTTTATTCTGCTGTTGAAAAGGTCGCCGTTTAAAGAACTGGAATGGCCCGCTTTAAGATATGTCACTTTTGCCGGCGAGCCTGTGGCCGACTGGGTTGTTTCGGAGATGAGGTCTATGGGCTTGGATGTTTACGTGATGTACGGCCAAACCGAAGCGACTGCCAGGATTTCCATTCTGAAGCCGGACGAGCTGGATAAGAAACCGGGTTCCGTAGGCAGGCCCATAAAAGGAATGGACTTAAAGATTGTCGACTCCGAAGGGAACATACTGCCGCCCAATGAGTACGGGGAGGTTATCGTCGCCGGGCCGAATATTATGAAGTGCTATTGGAACGATCCTGAAGCGACGGCCTCGAAAATAAAGGATTCGTATCTATACACCGGCGATTTTGGGAAACTTGATGAAGACGGGTACCTGTATATTTCCGGCCGAATGGACGAAATGATCAAAATAGGCGGGGAAAGGGTCTTCCCCATCGAGATTGAGAAAGCGCTTCTGACCCATGAACTGGTCGCCGAAGCCGGCGTGATAGGCATCAAGGAAGAAAGCGGGATTAGGGAAACCTTCAGCGACTACATGGGAAAAACCATATACGCTTTTGTTGTTCCGAAAGAGAGGCTGACGGAGAATGAAATATACGAATTCTGCAAAAGAGTCCTGCCGCGCCATAAAGTGCCGGCCAGGGTGGTATTCGTCGAAGCCCTTCCTCGGACCAACACGGGCAAATTAAAAAGGGATCTCCTGGCAGAACTCCTGAAGTGA
- a CDS encoding 7-cyano-7-deazaguanine synthase, producing MMSSPGSLRVCSRCVLPEAFPGITFSEDGVCNYCRSPASEENGAFGREYENQFLQIIDSIKSKNRYDCLLAFSGGKDSTYTLYLLKEKYGLNVLTYTFDNGFISEGARKNIKNITERLNVDNIVFSPRIDLLKKLFASAALNDQIYSRAAIMRASAICTTCINFIRYNSLKLAVEKRIPMLVFGWAPGQIERRGIILKPLPSFLAKSQEVFINANKTHLEGFQENYFLEAREFEENAPAIPYLINPLLFNEYRMEKVRALIEDLGWENPENTDLNSTNCLLNAFGNYVHLKKYGYNPYVQEISGLIRSGVITRDEGLARLEGSLDQKVIDECKRKLGLEHIV from the coding sequence ATGATGAGTTCTCCAGGAAGCCTCAGGGTCTGCAGCAGGTGCGTGCTGCCAGAAGCCTTTCCGGGAATAACCTTCTCGGAGGACGGCGTGTGCAATTACTGCCGCTCGCCGGCCAGTGAAGAAAACGGGGCGTTTGGCCGGGAGTACGAGAACCAGTTCCTGCAGATCATTGATTCGATCAAGTCCAAAAACAGGTATGACTGCCTGCTGGCCTTCAGCGGCGGTAAAGACAGCACGTACACTCTGTACCTCCTAAAAGAAAAATACGGGCTAAACGTTCTCACCTACACGTTTGATAACGGGTTTATTTCAGAAGGCGCCAGGAAAAACATCAAAAACATTACCGAAAGACTTAATGTGGACAACATCGTTTTTTCGCCCAGGATCGACCTGTTGAAAAAGCTTTTTGCCAGTGCCGCGTTGAACGACCAAATATATTCAAGGGCAGCCATTATGAGAGCGTCGGCCATCTGCACCACCTGCATAAATTTTATCCGGTACAATTCGTTAAAGCTGGCGGTCGAAAAGAGAATCCCCATGCTGGTTTTCGGGTGGGCTCCCGGGCAAATAGAGCGCAGGGGCATCATCCTGAAACCGCTCCCCTCTTTCCTGGCAAAATCCCAGGAAGTGTTTATCAACGCCAACAAGACGCACCTGGAAGGGTTTCAAGAGAACTACTTTCTTGAGGCCCGCGAATTTGAGGAAAACGCGCCCGCTATCCCTTATTTGATTAATCCATTGCTTTTTAACGAATACAGGATGGAAAAGGTCAGGGCCTTGATTGAAGACCTGGGCTGGGAAAACCCCGAAAACACGGATTTAAACTCGACCAACTGCCTGTTGAACGCTTTCGGCAATTACGTCCACCTGAAAAAATACGGTTATAACCCGTATGTCCAGGAGATCAGCGGGTTGATCCGCAGCGGGGTCATTACCCGCGACGAAGGGCTGGCCAGGCTGGAGGGAAGCCTGGACCAAAAAGTTATTGACGAGTGCAAACGAAAACTGGGACTGGAACACATTGTTTAG
- the nadE gene encoding NAD(+) synthase, which yields MSESICFVKDWAVECQKICDSIRQIVYEFLKRDGVVIGLSGGIDSSVTAALCVRALGKDKVLGVVLPEKESSKESEPYAVKLAETLGINYVKKDITPILEQFGVYEKIEEIVKKYHPGFNESFKYKIVLPGMLDKSILNLYSLSVVDSSGNEVLRKKLPFHDYKAFQAALSIKLRVRMINLYYYSEKNNMAVAGTTNRSEFDLGNFCKYGDGGIDFEVISHLYKTQVYDLAKYLKIPEEIQQRTPSPDTCSAYVSDEEFFFSLPFDILDRLLYAHAKNFSAAKTAKIVGMEEKQVAAIFANFQNKKNNTMHIKMLPPACGSMEL from the coding sequence GTGAGCGAGAGTATTTGTTTTGTAAAAGACTGGGCTGTGGAATGCCAGAAAATTTGCGACTCCATCCGGCAAATTGTTTATGAGTTTCTCAAGAGGGACGGGGTGGTAATCGGCCTGAGCGGGGGAATTGACTCTTCCGTAACGGCAGCCCTGTGCGTGAGAGCGCTTGGAAAAGACAAGGTCCTGGGTGTTGTGCTGCCGGAAAAAGAGTCAAGCAAGGAAAGCGAGCCTTATGCAGTAAAACTTGCTGAAACCCTGGGCATAAATTATGTCAAAAAAGATATTACCCCGATTCTTGAACAGTTCGGCGTATATGAAAAAATCGAAGAGATTGTCAAGAAATACCACCCGGGATTTAACGAGTCATTCAAATATAAAATCGTGCTTCCAGGCATGCTGGATAAATCGATCTTAAATCTTTACTCGCTTTCCGTGGTGGACAGCAGCGGCAACGAGGTGTTAAGGAAAAAACTGCCCTTTCATGATTACAAAGCTTTTCAGGCCGCTCTCAGCATAAAATTGAGGGTGCGAATGATCAACCTCTACTATTATTCCGAAAAAAACAATATGGCGGTTGCCGGTACGACAAACAGGTCCGAATTCGACCTGGGCAATTTCTGCAAGTACGGGGATGGAGGGATAGATTTCGAGGTTATTTCTCACCTTTATAAAACGCAGGTCTATGACCTGGCAAAATACCTGAAGATTCCCGAAGAGATACAGCAGAGGACGCCGTCACCCGACACATGCAGCGCTTATGTGAGCGACGAAGAATTTTTCTTTTCGCTTCCCTTTGATATTCTGGACAGGCTGTTGTACGCGCACGCCAAGAACTTTTCAGCGGCTAAAACAGCAAAAATAGTCGGGATGGAAGAAAAGCAGGTTGCCGCGATCTTTGCCAACTTCCAGAACAAGAAAAACAACACCATGCACATTAAGATGCTCCCGCCGGCCTGCGGTTCCATGGAATTGTAG